From a single Adhaeribacter swui genomic region:
- a CDS encoding porin family protein — protein MVHVFRLLLICKKCWFVLILLTAFLKNESAAQIQDTVVIQKKFIPSTSVGFKAGYNLSQISFSPPINQDFTRSITAGLILNHFAQPYAGIQVELNYLQAGWTLSENGDSRRFNYLEVPVFTHIQIGKKNGAFLLNLGPYISFLISKRDSLLLPETANTNQTKLIPNRLQYGLAFGLGYLQKTAVGNFQFEARFAYGLGNVLTPATSPNQAITACIGYLLERKRKK, from the coding sequence ATGGTTCATGTATTTCGTCTGTTGCTGATTTGTAAGAAGTGTTGGTTCGTACTAATTCTTTTAACTGCTTTTTTAAAAAACGAGTCGGCGGCTCAAATCCAGGACACCGTAGTTATTCAAAAAAAGTTTATTCCTTCTACTTCTGTAGGGTTTAAAGCAGGCTACAATCTTTCACAAATCAGCTTCTCCCCTCCTATCAACCAAGACTTTACTAGATCAATTACCGCAGGGCTAATTTTAAATCATTTTGCGCAACCATATGCCGGCATTCAGGTGGAATTAAATTACCTGCAAGCCGGCTGGACTTTATCCGAAAATGGCGATTCGCGGCGATTTAACTACCTGGAAGTACCGGTATTTACGCACATCCAAATCGGGAAGAAAAACGGGGCATTTTTGTTAAACCTGGGCCCTTACATTTCCTTTCTTATTTCTAAACGCGATAGCCTTCTTTTGCCAGAAACTGCCAATACGAACCAAACTAAACTTATACCCAACCGCTTACAATACGGACTGGCTTTTGGACTGGGATATTTACAAAAAACGGCTGTAGGAAACTTTCAGTTCGAGGCCCGTTTTGCTTATGGCCTTGGCAATGTATTAACCCC
- a CDS encoding 3-keto-disaccharide hydrolase, with translation MKKLISVLFFLNIFFFAQAQEGTKTHPNTKKAGWRDLFQPDLTNAIKPDNVWSFENGVLTATEDNSIWSNKEYNDFILDLEFKTANGTNSGVVVHASDIENWIPNSVEIQIADDYSEEWSKAPKTWQCGAIFGRLAPKKSNVKKPGEWNHYTVTCKGKKIWVILNGELVNEIDMNQWTDAKKNPDGSDIPAWLNKPLATLPLKGYVGLQGKHAGAPIYFRNVKIKEL, from the coding sequence ATGAAAAAGCTAATTTCCGTTTTATTTTTTTTAAATATTTTCTTTTTTGCGCAAGCCCAGGAAGGCACTAAAACCCACCCCAACACCAAAAAAGCCGGTTGGCGCGATTTGTTTCAACCGGATTTAACCAATGCCATTAAGCCCGATAATGTTTGGTCATTTGAAAACGGGGTGTTAACGGCTACTGAGGATAACAGCATCTGGTCGAATAAAGAATACAACGATTTTATTCTGGACCTGGAATTTAAAACCGCCAATGGTACCAACAGCGGCGTAGTAGTACACGCCAGCGATATCGAAAACTGGATACCCAACAGTGTTGAAATTCAGATTGCCGACGACTACAGCGAAGAATGGTCGAAAGCTCCAAAAACTTGGCAGTGCGGCGCCATTTTTGGCCGTTTGGCTCCTAAGAAAAGCAACGTAAAAAAGCCCGGTGAATGGAACCACTATACCGTTACCTGCAAAGGCAAAAAAATCTGGGTAATCTTGAACGGTGAACTGGTAAACGAAATCGACATGAACCAGTGGACCGATGCTAAGAAAAACCCTGATGGTTCTGATATTCCGGCCTGGTTGAACAAACCATTAGCTACTTTGCCTCTGAAAGGTTACGTGGGTTTGCAAGGCAAGCACGCCGGGGCACCGATCTACTTCCGGAACGTAAAAATTAAAGAATTATAA
- a CDS encoding c-type cytochrome, whose protein sequence is MKYSSKYIRNKFLRRTALPLLLGAFSLAGVSSAQAQNAPKEEDFYKIVKVSAPEGTILEVGGLTMLPNGDLGISTRRGDIFIVENPTSARPYFRKFASGLHEVLGLAYKDGALYCAQRGELTKLVDTNKDGKADVFETVYAWPLSGHYHEYSFGPKIAPDGSFFVTGNVAFGDEQWWRGESRVPWRGWTLKISPDGKVEPWATGMRSPAGLGMIDGELFYSDNQGEYVGSGGIWHVKKGIFAGHPAGLKWTNLPGSPVKYTTEQFNAKLDPRDKRDANDRAIKPENVVNEKFVTKADLKKDFPQLQLQAVVLPHTILGISNSEIVKIPEGAFGPFAGQLLVGDQGQSKISRVMLEKVKGEFQGAAIEFRNDFQSGVMRMAWGPDNSLFVGETNRGWGSAGEENQGLQRLVYNNQVPFEMLNVRAMPDGFEIEFTKPVDRSSAEDLASYAVESFTYKYHPVYGSPPVNIENPKVKGVKVSEDGMKARIIVDGLREAYVHNISLEGIRDKEKSSPLLHTNAFYTLNNIPDGAKLPLAQASTKNSGKSVAIKSVPTEIMEDRFNFKLQSAVVESGLKNNNKTAAKGGAKGSAKGTGIVAKGSVPAQQVLTYDQIKPILQKNNCLACHNPDKRQVGPAYKDVAKRKYTNERIVKLIHNPEPQNWPEYATEMPPMPQVSRGDALKIAAWINSLDGGSNESASKAAVKNPDDPNN, encoded by the coding sequence ATGAAATATTCTAGTAAATATATCCGAAACAAATTTTTGCGCCGCACGGCCCTGCCGTTGTTGCTGGGCGCTTTTTCTTTAGCTGGTGTTTCTTCGGCCCAAGCCCAAAATGCCCCTAAAGAAGAAGATTTTTATAAAATTGTAAAAGTATCTGCTCCCGAAGGTACTATTCTGGAAGTAGGTGGTTTAACCATGTTGCCGAACGGCGATCTGGGTATTTCTACCCGCCGCGGCGATATTTTTATCGTGGAAAACCCCACCAGCGCCCGGCCTTATTTCCGCAAGTTTGCTTCTGGGTTACACGAAGTATTAGGTTTAGCTTATAAAGACGGAGCCCTTTACTGTGCCCAACGCGGTGAGCTTACCAAATTAGTAGATACCAACAAAGACGGCAAAGCCGATGTATTCGAAACCGTTTACGCCTGGCCTTTATCGGGTCACTACCACGAGTATTCTTTCGGGCCAAAAATTGCGCCGGATGGTTCGTTTTTCGTAACGGGTAACGTGGCCTTCGGCGACGAGCAATGGTGGCGGGGCGAAAGCCGGGTGCCATGGCGCGGCTGGACTTTAAAAATCAGCCCGGATGGTAAAGTAGAGCCTTGGGCTACCGGTATGCGTTCACCGGCTGGTTTAGGCATGATCGACGGTGAGTTGTTCTACTCCGATAACCAAGGCGAATACGTAGGTTCTGGTGGTATTTGGCACGTAAAAAAAGGTATTTTTGCAGGCCACCCTGCTGGTTTAAAATGGACCAACTTACCCGGATCCCCGGTAAAATATACTACCGAGCAATTTAACGCCAAATTAGATCCGCGTGATAAACGCGATGCGAACGACCGGGCTATTAAACCAGAAAACGTAGTAAATGAAAAATTTGTAACGAAAGCTGATTTAAAAAAGGACTTCCCACAACTGCAGTTACAAGCCGTAGTATTGCCGCACACTATTCTGGGTATCTCTAACTCTGAAATCGTTAAAATTCCGGAAGGAGCATTCGGCCCGTTTGCCGGTCAGTTGTTAGTTGGCGACCAGGGACAAAGTAAAATTTCGCGGGTAATGCTGGAAAAAGTAAAAGGCGAATTCCAGGGTGCAGCCATCGAGTTCCGGAACGATTTTCAATCTGGCGTAATGCGGATGGCCTGGGGCCCGGATAACTCTTTGTTCGTAGGTGAAACCAACCGCGGTTGGGGTTCTGCCGGGGAAGAAAACCAAGGCTTGCAGCGTTTAGTGTACAACAACCAGGTTCCTTTCGAAATGCTGAATGTACGCGCGATGCCCGATGGTTTTGAAATTGAATTTACCAAACCCGTTGACCGTAGCTCTGCCGAAGATTTGGCTTCTTACGCCGTAGAAAGCTTTACCTATAAATACCACCCGGTATATGGTAGCCCACCGGTAAACATCGAGAATCCAAAAGTAAAAGGCGTTAAAGTATCGGAAGATGGCATGAAAGCCCGCATTATTGTGGATGGTTTACGGGAAGCCTACGTACACAACATCTCTTTAGAAGGTATACGGGATAAAGAGAAATCTTCGCCGCTGTTACACACGAACGCGTTTTACACCCTGAACAACATTCCGGATGGCGCTAAATTACCTTTGGCCCAGGCCAGCACTAAAAATTCTGGTAAATCTGTAGCTATTAAGTCGGTTCCAACAGAAATAATGGAAGACCGGTTTAACTTTAAATTACAATCAGCAGTAGTAGAAAGCGGTTTAAAAAACAATAACAAAACCGCCGCTAAAGGTGGAGCAAAAGGCAGTGCCAAAGGTACCGGTATTGTTGCCAAAGGCAGTGTGCCTGCTCAGCAAGTACTTACCTACGACCAGATTAAGCCTATTTTACAGAAAAACAACTGCTTGGCTTGCCATAACCCTGATAAACGCCAGGTTGGTCCGGCTTATAAAGATGTAGCGAAACGCAAATATACCAACGAGCGCATCGTGAAGTTAATTCACAATCCAGAGCCACAAAACTGGCCGGAGTACGCCACCGAAATGCCGCCTATGCCGCAAGTTTCGCGGGGTGATGCCTTAAAAATTGCCGCCTGGATTAACTCTTTGGATGGTGGTAGCAACGAATCAGCTTCGAAAGCTGCCGTTAAAAACCCCGATGATCCAAATAACTAA